A region of Anolis sagrei isolate rAnoSag1 chromosome 2, rAnoSag1.mat, whole genome shotgun sequence DNA encodes the following proteins:
- the LOC132767520 gene encoding solute carrier family 25 member 36-A-like — protein MPPRRSRALDLVAGGLGGTAGAILTCPLEVVKTRLQSSSWALRPICFPAVELQGLNGALIRPGGPSGGILHLLRTILEKEGIRSLFRGLGPNLVGVAPSRAIYFAAYSEAKEKLNTVLVPESKKVHMLSAACAGVTSATLTNPIWLVKTRMQLEARARGESRANGLQCAMRVYYTEGLRGFYRGITASYAGVSETIIHFVIYEALKQRLREDQAFLAPSLPLSHNSQDFCRLMAAAAISKTCASCIAYPHEVIRTRLREEGSRYRSFVQTMQLVVREEGFPALYRGLLPHLMRQIPNAAIVMVTYELIIYLARGT, from the exons ATGCCTCCAAGACGAAGCCGGGCGCTTGACCTAGTGGCGGGCGG atTGGGTGGCACAGCTGGAGCCATCTTGACTTGCCCGCTGGAGGTAGTGAAGACCCGCCTGCAGTCCTCCTCTTGGGCCCTGAGGCCTATCTGCTTCCCAGCAGTGGAGCTGCAAGGGCTGAATGGGGCTCTGATCCGCCCTGGAGGCCCCTCTGGAGGCATCCTTCACCTGTTGAG AACAATTCTAGAAAAGGAAGGCATTCGTTCCCTGTTTCGAGGCCTGGGACCTAATCTTGTCGGAGTTGCTCCTTCCAG AGCCATATATTTTGCTGCATATTCAGAAGCGAAGGAGAAATTGAACACAGTACTTGTGCCAGAGTCCAAGAAAGTCCACATGCTTTCAGCAGCTTGTGCAG GGGTTACTTCTGCCACTTTGACCAACCCCATCTGGCTGGTAAAGACCAGGATGcaactggaggccag GGCCAGAGGTGAGAGTCGTGCCAATGGCCTTCAGTGCGCGATGCGAGTTTACTACACTGAAGGCTTGCGAGGCTTTTACCGTGGGATTACTGCCTCATATGCTGGCGTCTCAGAAACTATAATCCATTTTGTGATCTATGAAGCGCTGAAGCAACGGCTTAGAGAGGATCAGGCTTtcctggccccatccctccccctttCACACAACAGCCAGGACTTCTGTAGGCTGATGGCTGCAGCCGCCATCTCTAAAACGTGTGCCTCATGCATTGCCTACCCACACG AGGTCATCCGAACAAGGCTGAGAGAGGAGGGCTCACGCTATCGCTCCTTTGTGCAAACCATGCAACTTGTTGTCAGAGAAGAAGGTTTCCCAGCTCTTTACCGTGGGCTCCTGCCCCATCTGATGCGCCAGATCCCCAATGCTGCTATCGTCATGGTCACCTATGAACTGATCATTTACTTGGCAAGAGGAACGtga